The Rhodothermus marinus DSM 4252 DNA segment GGCAACTTCGCCGCCGGGGCGTAGAGCTGCACCTGGGCGATCCGGTGGCCCGCGTCACGCCGGACGCGGTCTATCTGCAGAGCGGCGAGCGCATTCCCACACGGACGGTCATCTGGGCGGCCGGCGTGCGCGCCTGCCCGCTGGCCGACCGGCTGGGGCTGCCGCAGACGCGCGGCGGACGCATCGAAGTAGAAGCAGACCTGCGCGTGCCCGGCCACCCGAACGTGTTCGTCATCGGCGACCTGGCCGCCAGCCGCGACGAAAACGGCCGCCTGCACCCCCAGATGGCGCCCGTGGCCATTCAGGGCGCCCGACACGTGGCCCGACAGATCCGGCGTCTGCTGCAGGGTCAGGAAACCGAGCCGTTCCACTACCGACATCGCGGCACGATGGCCACGATCGGCCGCCATGCCGCCGTAGCCGAACTGAAAGGCGGCCTTCGCCTGACGGGTCCGCTGGCCTGGTTCGCCTGGCTGGCGCTGCACCTGGTGCAGCTCATCGGCTTCCGCAACCGGCTGCAGGTGCTCATCAACTGGGCCTGGAACTACTTCACCTACGACCGCAGCGCCCGCCTCATCTTCCACATCCAGCCCGTCCCGGCCGACTATCTGCCGGCGTACGCCCCACCCCAACAGACCACAACCGAGGCTTAGGCCTCGTCCACCGGCGGCCGCGGGGGGCGGAAAAGATCGGCGCAGCGGGCGAACTGATCGGCCAGCCCGATGAGCACGAGCCGATCACCGGGTTCGATGCGAAAGTCGCCGGCGGGACTGCCGATCGTCCGGTTGCCCCGACGCACGGCCAGTACGGTCAGCCCGTAGCGCTGGCGCAGGTTCAGTTCGGCCAGCGTCTTGCCTGCCACCGGTGCGCCTTCGCGCACCACGACGGCCCGCGTGTGGAGGCCCTCTTCGTCGAGCCCCTGCAGCACCATCAGGTGAGCTTCCTGAATGCTGCCCCGGAAGATCCGGTAGTCGCCCGAGCGGATGGCCGCCACCTGCCGCTGAATCTCATCCTCCGGCACGAAGTAGGCCTGCAGCACCTGTGTGAAGATCCGCACGGACGTTTCCAGCTCCTCGGGCACCACGATGTCGGCACCGGCCCGCTGAAGCGGCTCCACATCCCGCAGAAAGCGCGTGCGCACGATGATCTGAAGCGTCGGGTTCAGAAAGCGCGCCAGTTCCACGATGCGCCGCGTGGCGGCCTCGTCGTTGATCGCCACCACGCACACCTTGGCTCGATCGATGGCCGCATGCTCCAGGATATGTCGGCGGCTGGCATCGCCGTACAGGATGGGAATGCCCTCCGCTCGGGCGGCCCGGACCGTGTGCGGGTTCAACTCGATGACAATGAACGGAATGCCCGTCTCCCGGAGCACACGCACCAGACGCTGCCCGGCCGGTCCGTAGCCCACCACGATCACATGGTCCTCGAGCGCGGCTTTTTCCGGAGGCGCTTCGGGCGCGGCGCCTTCGCGTCGGAGCAGTTGCACGTTCAGCCGTCGTCCGAGCGCCATCAGAAACGGCGTGGCGGCCATGAGCAGCACTGTCGCGGCCAGCAGACCCTGCGTGCCGGCCTCCCCCATCCCGGCCGGCGTGAGTCCCACGTCGCGTCCGGCCTGCGCCAGCACGAACGAAAACTCTCCGATCTGCGCCAGCGTCAACCCGAGCGCCAGCGCCACCCGCATCGGGTAGCCCAGCAGACGTGTGGCGGCCGCCGTCGCCAGCACCTTCACCAGGAGCACGCCCAGCACGATCCCCACCACCAGCAACGGCCGTGCGAGCACGAACGACACGTCGAGCAAAAGTCCCACCGACACGAAGAAGACAGCATTGAACAGCGCCTTGAGCGGGAGAATCTCACTCAGGGCGTACTCGCTGTAGGTGCTTTCGCTGACGACCAGCCCCGCCAGAAAGGCTCCCAGCGCCAGGCTGACGCCGAACAGACTGGTCACCCAGGCCGTCCCGAAGCAGATGGCCACCACCGACAGCAGAAACAGCTCGTGGCGGCGCGTGTGGGCGATGCGTTCCAGCAGCCAGGGAACGAGCCGGCGGGCCAGCACGAGCACGCCGCCCACGACCAGCAGCGCCTCGCCGAGTGCCCGGAGCGTCTCGAGCGCAGAGCCGTGCCCGCCGCCCAGCACGGGCACCAGCAGCACCATGGCCACGATGGCCAGATCCTGAAAGATCAGCATGGCCACGGCCAGGCGCCCGACCACCGTGTCGGTCTCCTGCCGATCGCTGAGCACGCTCAGCACGATCGCCGTGCTGCTGAGTGCCACCAGAAAGCCCGTAAAAATCGCCGCACGCACGTCGATGCCCAGCGCCAGCGACAACCCGAGTACGACCAGCGTGGTCAGCCCCACCTGCAACCCGCCCCCCAGGAGCAGTTCGCGCCAGATGCGCCGGAGCTGGTCCAGCTTGAACTCGATGCCGATCGTGAACAGCAGCAGGATGACGCCGATCTCGGCCGTGTTCTGGATGAGCGTCTCGTTGCGGACCAGCCCCAGCACGCCCGGTCCGATCAGCACGCCGGCCAGCAGAAACCCCACGATCGGCACCAGCCGGATCTGATAGCACAGATAGGCGATCAGGACGCTCGTCACCACGAGCGCCACCAGCTCCCCCAGGAATGGC contains these protein-coding regions:
- a CDS encoding cation:proton antiporter, with amino-acid sequence MLLAGVALPFLGELVALVVTSVLIAYLCYQIRLVPIVGFLLAGVLIGPGVLGLVRNETLIQNTAEIGVILLLFTIGIEFKLDQLRRIWRELLLGGGLQVGLTTLVVLGLSLALGIDVRAAIFTGFLVALSSTAIVLSVLSDRQETDTVVGRLAVAMLIFQDLAIVAMVLLVPVLGGGHGSALETLRALGEALLVVGGVLVLARRLVPWLLERIAHTRRHELFLLSVVAICFGTAWVTSLFGVSLALGAFLAGLVVSESTYSEYALSEILPLKALFNAVFFVSVGLLLDVSFVLARPLLVVGIVLGVLLVKVLATAAATRLLGYPMRVALALGLTLAQIGEFSFVLAQAGRDVGLTPAGMGEAGTQGLLAATVLLMAATPFLMALGRRLNVQLLRREGAAPEAPPEKAALEDHVIVVGYGPAGQRLVRVLRETGIPFIVIELNPHTVRAARAEGIPILYGDASRRHILEHAAIDRAKVCVVAINDEAATRRIVELARFLNPTLQIIVRTRFLRDVEPLQRAGADIVVPEELETSVRIFTQVLQAYFVPEDEIQRQVAAIRSGDYRIFRGSIQEAHLMVLQGLDEEGLHTRAVVVREGAPVAGKTLAELNLRQRYGLTVLAVRRGNRTIGSPAGDFRIEPGDRLVLIGLADQFARCADLFRPPRPPVDEA